From one Syngnathoides biaculeatus isolate LvHL_M chromosome 12, ASM1980259v1, whole genome shotgun sequence genomic stretch:
- the borcs7 gene encoding BLOC-1-related complex subunit 7 isoform X1, translating to MGFLGAQQARQWTQPLPTVLAGQIFHHSFIMPAADTVCHSGQWLMTPESEPTPTVDMYWARLEPETPLKPGLIHQFLLWKPWLNTLWAYLPQLDPYHWRIYYYRNHNLLYMENFAYIQGDPWDITSTHIYAAREGVAASYSLTPAQMTWFKMQEKSVTHISLALSPGHEARKLGHMVKRLTKMSDWEDIPLPNVQISKFADAYCIIVSDAPLTTNMIILEHRRDDSDHDDAESLLNKLPKFVWSSGPFDVGYCTKTPDIKITVFPGYHVYRPQYPWPAAANQGMEDTLTGLWNSGVLETSTPSWCTPLRPVFKNRW from the coding sequence atgggcttcttGGGGGCTCAACAAGCCCGACAATGGACTCAACCGCTACCGACAGTCTTGGCTGGACAGATCTTCCACCATTCGTTTATAATGCCGGCAGCTGATaccgtctgccactctggacaatggcttatgacacctgagagtgaaccaactccaactgtggacatgtattgggcccgacttgaaccagaaacaccactcaaacctggtctcatacaccaatttctgttgtggaagccctggttaaacactctttGGGCTTACCTGCCTCaactagatccataccattggAGAATATATTACTACCGCAACCACAATCTATtatacatggaaaactttgcataCATACAAGGTGATCcttgggacattacatccacacatatatacgcagcaagagagggtgtagcggcATCCTACTCTCTTACACCAGctcaaatgacatggttcaaaatgcaggaaAAGTCAGTAacccacatttcactcgctctgtctccaggacacgaggcccGGAAGCTGGGACATATGGTGAAACGACTGACTAAAATGAGTGACTGGGAGGACATACCACTCCCTAATGTACAGATCTCCAAATTTGCAGATGCATACTGCATCATTGTTTCTGACGCACCTCTGACAACTAATATGATCATATTAGAACACAGACGTGACGACTCTGACCATGACGATGCTGAGTCACTGTTAAACAAACTGCCTAAATTCgtttggtcctctggaccctttgatgttggatattgtactaagacaccagacattaaaatcacaGTTTTTCCAGGATAtcatgtttacagacctcaatatccttggcctgcggctgctaaccaggggatggaggacactctcactggcctgtggaattctggagtcctggaaacatccaccccctcgtggtgtacaccacttaggccagtttttaaaaacagatgGTAA